Proteins from a single region of Bdellovibrio bacteriovorus:
- a CDS encoding vitamin B12-dependent ribonucleotide reductase, translating to MYNNCMKNKTLHSTAYFVPAGKNPEDMFTWKKVDCEIRNRTGEIFFEMKKVEAPEAWSQLAIDIAASKYFRKLGVPKTEHETSVRQLVQRLVKAFSTAATSQKGYFATKKEVDTFVKELQYILLSQAGAFNSPVWFNAGLWESYKIVSPSEHFAWDEKKKKILPTKNAYERPQCSACFIQSVDDSIEGIFDLAKTEAKLFKYGSGTGSNFSSLRSRYEMTGAGGKSSGLISFLEVLDKGAGAIKSGGTTRRAAKMVVVDIDHPEVLDFIDWKMREEQKAHMLIAAGLSEDFEGEAYRTVSGQNANNSVRLDDAFMKAVEQNKPWKLKARKTGKTLRELPATEVWNKITKAAWTCADPGVQFHTTINKWHTCANTAPIHSSNPCSEYMFLDDSACNLASINLVKFLRTDGSFDFEAFIHTARTLFVAQEILVDYSSYPTQKIAQNSHDYRPLGLGFANLGSLLMRMGIAYDSDEGRAWAGAISSLMSGVAYMTSAEMARARGPFAGFKKNKTAMIKVMKMHEKAVSGVAWSHLPQGLEKAVKNLWKGVVYNGTKYGFRNAQSTVIAPTGTIGLLMDCDTTGIEPEFSLLKFKKLAGGGEVQIVNQSVRQSLETLQYSSEEIADILNFIEKNNSVVGAPHLRDEDLAVFDCANGAAGQRILSPESHVKMMAAVQPFISGAISKTVNLPSTATEEDIGGIYDLAWKLGIKAVAVYRDGSKQSQPLNRVMKTPQTTTVVPTAEFTMKCPDCGSDTVLTSGCYRCPNCGTTVGCS from the coding sequence GCAAATTGGGCGTGCCCAAAACGGAACATGAAACTTCAGTGCGCCAGCTAGTGCAAAGATTGGTAAAAGCTTTTTCGACCGCCGCAACTTCACAAAAAGGATATTTCGCGACTAAAAAAGAAGTCGACACTTTCGTTAAAGAGCTGCAGTACATCTTACTGTCGCAAGCCGGGGCTTTTAACAGTCCCGTGTGGTTTAACGCCGGTCTTTGGGAGTCATACAAAATCGTCTCCCCTAGCGAACACTTTGCTTGGGATGAAAAGAAAAAGAAAATCTTACCGACCAAAAATGCTTATGAACGCCCGCAGTGTTCGGCCTGTTTTATTCAAAGTGTAGATGATTCGATCGAAGGTATTTTTGATTTAGCAAAGACCGAAGCTAAATTATTTAAATATGGTTCAGGCACGGGCAGTAATTTTTCAAGCCTGCGCAGCCGTTACGAAATGACCGGGGCGGGTGGGAAAAGTTCTGGCTTGATTTCATTCTTAGAAGTTTTGGATAAAGGGGCCGGGGCGATTAAGTCTGGGGGCACGACCCGACGGGCGGCTAAGATGGTGGTGGTAGATATCGATCATCCGGAAGTTTTAGATTTTATCGACTGGAAAATGCGTGAAGAGCAAAAAGCGCATATGCTGATTGCCGCAGGCTTAAGCGAGGATTTTGAGGGTGAAGCGTATCGGACAGTGTCAGGGCAAAATGCCAATAACTCTGTTCGCCTGGATGACGCCTTTATGAAAGCGGTGGAACAAAATAAACCGTGGAAATTAAAAGCCCGTAAAACCGGAAAAACTTTGCGTGAACTTCCGGCAACCGAAGTTTGGAATAAGATCACGAAAGCGGCCTGGACGTGTGCGGATCCCGGAGTGCAGTTTCATACCACGATCAACAAATGGCACACGTGTGCGAACACGGCGCCGATCCACTCAAGCAATCCATGTTCGGAATACATGTTCTTAGATGATTCAGCTTGTAATTTAGCTTCAATTAACTTGGTTAAGTTTTTGCGCACCGATGGCAGCTTTGATTTTGAAGCTTTCATTCATACGGCAAGGACCTTGTTTGTCGCGCAAGAAATTCTGGTGGATTACTCTAGTTATCCCACGCAAAAGATTGCTCAAAATTCCCATGACTATCGTCCTTTGGGATTGGGTTTTGCCAACTTAGGCAGCTTGCTCATGCGTATGGGAATTGCTTACGATAGCGACGAGGGACGCGCGTGGGCGGGGGCCATCAGTTCTTTGATGAGTGGTGTCGCTTATATGACAAGTGCTGAAATGGCGCGGGCGCGAGGCCCTTTTGCGGGATTTAAGAAAAATAAAACGGCGATGATCAAAGTGATGAAAATGCACGAAAAGGCCGTGAGTGGTGTGGCGTGGTCGCATTTACCTCAAGGCCTAGAAAAAGCCGTGAAAAATCTATGGAAGGGTGTTGTTTATAACGGCACAAAATACGGATTTAGAAATGCGCAAAGTACGGTGATTGCACCGACCGGAACTATTGGCCTATTGATGGACTGTGACACGACCGGCATTGAGCCTGAATTTTCATTGTTAAAGTTTAAAAAATTAGCCGGTGGCGGCGAGGTTCAAATCGTCAATCAGTCTGTGCGTCAGAGTTTAGAAACCCTGCAGTACTCAAGTGAAGAGATCGCGGACATTTTAAATTTTATCGAAAAAAATAATTCCGTGGTGGGGGCTCCGCATCTGCGCGATGAGGATTTAGCTGTTTTTGATTGTGCTAACGGGGCTGCCGGACAACGAATTTTATCCCCTGAAAGCCATGTGAAAATGATGGCAGCGGTGCAGCCCTTTATTAGCGGAGCGATCTCTAAAACCGTGAATCTCCCGTCAACGGCGACCGAAGAAGATATTGGTGGAATTTATGACCTGGCGTGGAAGCTGGGGATTAAGGCGGTGGCCGTGTACCGTGATGGTTCTAAGCAGAGTCAGCCTTTAAATCGCGTGATGAAAACGCCCCAAACAACCACGGTTGTCCCTACGGCGGAATTCACCATGAAATGCCCGGATTGTGGCAGTGACACAGTGCTAACTAGTGGTTGTTACCGCTGTCCTAACTGCGGGACCACGGTGGGCTGTTCTTGA
- a CDS encoding S1 RNA-binding domain-containing protein, which yields MSKKDIFGDDVQETKDFASFEQMFAQSEKNMDRKLRVGDTFRGEILSIGKEESFVSTGTPADGMMFTRDLMDENKQVMHSVGDVIDCVVTALKGGELRVAKKGAKGVETDSLEDAFDMELPVEGRVTEVVNGGFRVSIQGKTAFCPISQIDLKFVTDTAEYVNKKFEFLITQFDSKGRNIVVSRRKALEIQKAENEGAFMQKYEAGALIEGRIVRLERFGAFVELEAGVEGLVHVSELAWSRIHDPKEVVSVGQNITVKLLKTEEVDGKLKISLSLKQAGGESNPWSTITERFPVGTVVKGTVEKKETYGLFVNLAPGITGLLPKSKYRDSVDANQFENKKRGDEIMVQVDQIMLEDKKISLGVPGEGEDNSWRQHQTGSSSGFGSLGDALKGLNLNKKN from the coding sequence ATGTCTAAAAAAGATATTTTTGGTGATGACGTTCAAGAAACAAAAGACTTCGCAAGTTTTGAGCAAATGTTTGCTCAATCTGAAAAAAACATGGATCGCAAACTTCGTGTGGGCGATACTTTCCGTGGCGAAATCCTTTCTATCGGTAAAGAAGAATCTTTTGTTTCCACGGGAACTCCGGCTGACGGCATGATGTTCACGCGTGACTTGATGGATGAAAACAAACAAGTCATGCACAGCGTGGGTGACGTGATTGATTGCGTGGTGACCGCCCTTAAAGGCGGTGAACTTCGCGTCGCTAAAAAAGGCGCTAAAGGGGTCGAAACCGACTCTTTAGAAGACGCTTTTGATATGGAGCTTCCGGTGGAAGGTCGTGTCACTGAAGTCGTTAACGGGGGTTTCCGTGTCAGCATCCAAGGCAAAACGGCTTTCTGTCCAATCAGCCAAATTGATTTGAAATTTGTGACGGATACCGCGGAATACGTAAATAAAAAATTCGAATTTCTTATTACTCAGTTTGACAGCAAGGGCCGCAATATCGTGGTGTCTCGCCGTAAAGCTTTGGAAATCCAAAAAGCGGAAAATGAAGGCGCCTTCATGCAAAAATATGAAGCCGGTGCTTTGATTGAAGGTCGCATTGTGCGCTTAGAGCGCTTTGGGGCCTTTGTCGAACTTGAAGCAGGCGTTGAGGGGTTGGTTCACGTTTCTGAACTAGCTTGGTCGCGCATTCATGATCCCAAAGAGGTGGTTTCGGTGGGACAAAACATCACTGTTAAACTTCTTAAAACAGAAGAAGTCGACGGCAAGCTTAAGATTTCTCTTTCATTAAAACAAGCCGGTGGCGAGAGCAATCCCTGGTCCACAATCACTGAGCGTTTCCCCGTAGGAACAGTTGTTAAGGGGACGGTAGAGAAAAAAGAAACTTATGGTTTATTCGTGAATTTGGCTCCGGGTATTACGGGTCTTTTGCCAAAATCAAAATACCGTGATTCGGTGGATGCGAATCAATTCGAAAATAAAAAACGGGGTGATGAGATCATGGTTCAAGTGGATCAAATCATGCTTGAAGATAAAAAGATTTCTTTGGGCGTTCCTGGCGAAGGTGAAGACAATAGCTGGAGACAACACCAAACGGGATCTAGCTCGGGCTTTGGATCTTTAGGTGATGCGCTTAAAGGTTTGAATCTGAATAAGAAAAACTAA
- a CDS encoding polysaccharide deacetylase family protein, producing the protein MRFLICCLTVLFVAACVHQKTSTPDPRTPASEPRESHLSAEEVQHLSKMLEEKDAKSLNELLRKTAIAQSLIASFDDRLYNLSSKADSDRLMNSSLYCKVLNLRTIQEHVDEKAIQAFEFTTNRPNDRAWILSRMEAFAAKSSLNQAAMIQLLRTVRTSEKTFCGSENCLEKEIATLKFAVAPFDDPAFADFVAKNRKEIAKYSNPRSYDLNPGNCFNESRMPNQASTYDWKNRNWVGSVLPQGSFAITYDDGPHAQYTRGIRDVWANAGMAKPAFFWLTKQALRYPEIAKELHNQGYIIGSHSDGHPDIGNLARAQSTRDLSAVNRDFYRNEIPGITNFATWKKQELDKQIPQAAATLGNIIGTKIRYFRLPYGSGVRNDVVAQYFQAMNVDHFFWRVDSLDWQDKNPVSIRNRVVTQMNTVGRGIVLFHDIHPQSLKASELLVQYFKSNPSVKAVTLDSIPGLEK; encoded by the coding sequence GTGAGGTTTTTGATTTGCTGTCTCACTGTTTTGTTCGTTGCCGCTTGTGTTCACCAGAAAACCTCCACTCCCGATCCACGCACTCCGGCCTCGGAACCTCGCGAAAGTCATTTGTCGGCGGAAGAAGTTCAGCATCTTTCTAAGATGTTAGAAGAAAAAGATGCCAAGAGTTTGAATGAGCTTCTGCGCAAAACTGCGATCGCCCAATCTTTGATCGCTTCGTTTGACGACCGCCTTTACAACTTGTCTTCGAAAGCGGATTCTGATCGATTGATGAACTCATCTCTTTACTGCAAAGTTTTAAATCTGCGCACCATCCAAGAACATGTGGATGAAAAAGCGATCCAAGCTTTTGAGTTTACCACGAACCGCCCCAATGACCGTGCTTGGATTTTATCCCGCATGGAGGCTTTTGCCGCTAAGAGTTCTTTAAACCAAGCCGCGATGATTCAGCTTTTGCGTACGGTGCGCACTAGTGAAAAAACGTTCTGCGGATCTGAAAACTGTTTAGAAAAAGAAATTGCCACTTTGAAATTCGCGGTGGCCCCTTTTGATGATCCAGCTTTCGCAGACTTTGTAGCTAAAAATCGCAAAGAGATTGCGAAATACAGCAATCCCCGCTCTTACGATCTAAATCCGGGGAATTGTTTTAATGAATCCCGTATGCCTAATCAAGCAAGCACCTATGATTGGAAAAATCGCAATTGGGTGGGTTCGGTCCTGCCGCAAGGTTCTTTTGCCATCACTTACGATGACGGACCTCACGCGCAATACACTCGCGGAATCCGTGATGTGTGGGCCAATGCAGGAATGGCAAAGCCCGCTTTCTTTTGGCTGACCAAGCAAGCCCTCCGATATCCAGAGATTGCTAAAGAGCTGCACAATCAAGGTTACATTATTGGTTCCCACTCTGACGGACATCCTGACATTGGAAACTTAGCCCGTGCTCAATCCACGCGAGATTTAAGTGCGGTGAACCGCGATTTTTACCGCAATGAAATTCCGGGTATCACCAATTTTGCCACGTGGAAAAAACAGGAGCTCGATAAACAGATTCCTCAAGCGGCCGCCACGTTAGGAAACATCATCGGCACTAAAATTCGCTATTTTCGTCTGCCTTATGGTTCAGGCGTAAGAAACGACGTAGTGGCGCAGTACTTCCAAGCAATGAACGTTGATCACTTCTTTTGGCGTGTGGATTCCTTAGATTGGCAGGATAAAAATCCAGTTTCTATTCGCAACCGTGTCGTTACGCAAATGAACACCGTTGGCAGAGGAATCGTGTTATTCCATGATATTCACCCTCAGTCCTTGAAAGCGTCAGAGCTTTTGGTGCAATATTTTAAAAGCAATCCCAGCGTGAAGGCGGTCACCTTGGATTCAATTCCTGGTTTGGAGAAATAA
- a CDS encoding competence/damage-inducible protein A produces the protein MKVSILGIGTELTDGQIINRNASWISQQLKKSGVSTRLHLVVPDERGLMRQGIEFCTAEADVVFVTGGLGPTTDDFTRDIIAEWLGEPLEFHPPSWDHLTARLTSRGYAVKEIQRQQCYFPRTAKVLFNSEGTANAFTVNAQGKTVFVLPGPPREIEAIWKSDIAAWVQQATQHLDPVVTRSWDTLGRGESDIATIAEDALQGAEVEKGYRVHLPYVEVKLTYKKSQVPEMQKWVDQLDKALAPYTALRDGTDVASELAKKLTLIESLKVTDTATGTYLWQRLTLPLRSFMEKKNWHFGNEFILHPAQMELHLEPLGEFGAIVTLNYGGRSLKETITSPYTTANMQERAKQFIAEKALLFWYQSLG, from the coding sequence ATGAAAGTCAGCATTTTAGGCATCGGAACGGAACTCACCGATGGTCAAATTATCAATCGCAATGCTTCGTGGATTTCACAGCAATTAAAAAAATCCGGAGTTTCTACTCGCCTGCATCTGGTAGTTCCCGATGAACGCGGACTGATGCGACAAGGAATTGAATTCTGTACTGCTGAGGCCGACGTCGTCTTTGTGACGGGGGGCCTGGGTCCCACCACCGACGATTTCACGCGTGATATTATCGCCGAATGGTTGGGCGAACCTTTAGAATTTCATCCTCCCTCTTGGGATCATTTGACCGCACGTTTAACTTCTCGCGGGTATGCCGTTAAAGAAATTCAACGTCAGCAATGCTACTTTCCTCGCACTGCCAAAGTTTTATTTAATTCTGAAGGCACGGCCAACGCCTTTACTGTCAATGCTCAGGGAAAAACCGTTTTTGTCCTGCCAGGTCCACCACGAGAAATCGAGGCCATTTGGAAAAGTGATATTGCAGCTTGGGTCCAACAAGCCACCCAGCATCTTGATCCGGTCGTCACCCGCAGCTGGGACACCTTGGGGCGAGGCGAGTCGGATATCGCAACCATCGCCGAGGACGCTTTACAGGGCGCGGAGGTTGAAAAAGGTTACCGCGTGCACTTGCCTTACGTGGAAGTAAAATTAACTTATAAAAAATCACAAGTCCCCGAAATGCAAAAATGGGTGGATCAATTAGATAAGGCGTTAGCCCCTTACACGGCTTTGCGTGATGGCACCGATGTAGCCTCAGAGCTTGCAAAAAAACTCACCTTGATTGAATCACTGAAAGTGACCGACACCGCGACTGGAACATACCTTTGGCAACGACTGACGTTGCCTTTGCGCTCTTTCATGGAAAAAAAGAATTGGCACTTTGGCAACGAATTCATTTTGCATCCCGCCCAGATGGAATTGCATCTTGAGCCTCTCGGAGAATTTGGCGCCATCGTGACTCTAAATTACGGTGGCCGAAGTCTTAAGGAGACCATCACAAGCCCGTACACGACGGCCAATATGCAGGAACGCGCTAAGCAGTTCATCGCCGAAAAAGCTCTGCTTTTCTGGTACCAGAGTCTAGGTTAG